One region of Camelina sativa cultivar DH55 chromosome 6, Cs, whole genome shotgun sequence genomic DNA includes:
- the LOC104790707 gene encoding uncharacterized protein LOC104790707 — translation MGEYDRVKDLHSWRSGWKIQVKVLRKWRKVTEDDATIELILCDAFVDKIETTITEDLFEIFDHEIEENDWKILSTFSVCYNDRRLKHTDCDYRIRFINETTVENSAVISNNHFYDFQSFDRVFEEYHAVRNLPLDIMGEVVNVEPFLNVHDPNAEMPHEMIRILRFLSGVDIPCLAYNDLADYFYNNWWSTGCHHVVAVLQFWHVKYQSGGNIIKLYDLSGRLFDSK, via the exons ATGGGTGAATATGATAGAGTGAAAGATCTACATTCATGGAGATCTGGGTGGAAGATTCAAGTCAAGGTGTTAAGGAAGTGGAGAAAAGTTACTGAGGACGATGCCACAATTGAATTAATTTTGTGTGATGCATTT GTTGACAAGATTGAAACAACAATTACCGAAGATTTGTTTGAGATATTTGATCatgaaatagaagaaaatgatTGGAAAATACTTTCAACTTTTTCTGTCTGTTACAATGACAGACGGCTTAAGCACACTGATTGTGATTATAGGATTAGGTTCATCAATGAAACCACTGTTGAGAACTCAGCAGTGATTTCCAATAATCACTTTTATGATTTTCAAAGTTTTGATAGAGTTTTCGAAGAATATCATGCTGTGAGAAATCTACCATTAG ACATAATGGGTGAAGTCGTGAATGTGGAACCCTTCTTAAATGTACATGATCCAAATGCTGAGATGCCACATGAGATGATAAGGATTTTACGGTTTTTGAG TGGAGTTGACATACCATGTTTGGCATATAATGACTTGGCcgattatttttataacaattgGTGGAGCACAGGATGTCATCATGTTGTTGCAGTTTTGCAATTTTGGCATGTGAAATACCAAAGTGGaggtaatataataaaactttatGATTTAAGTGGACGTTTATTTGATAGTAAATAA